The Arachis ipaensis cultivar K30076 chromosome B03, Araip1.1, whole genome shotgun sequence region CACATctacaaaattaaaactaaatatatagtACCTAGCTAATTGCAATTGATGTGTGTATTTGCAATTGATGATGTAACTCAGCGTAGCGATAGCCCATAGGCCGCACAAACAAACAACAGTGAAGTAAGCATACATGTGACAAAGGACGTGGTACAAATATTGTTTATCAAGTGGAAAATATTCCaagcaagttttttttttttgaaacaaaagaaGCTCAACACAGTAAAGTGGAGCACATGATTCTAACAATAAGTGCTACATAGAATTACATAAATTCTGTCAACTGCCGAAAGGATCACTATCGGTCCATTCTTTGTAACTCAAAAACGTCCTTATTACAATCTCAACACCTGCTTCCTTATGATTGAAGATTCTAGCATTACGTTCCACCCAAATATTCCAGATCATTGTGAAAAACCCAATCAGCCACATTTTCTGTTCTTGTTTTTGCTTATGCCTACCAGTCCAACTCTCAAACAGTTTCCTAATGGTACCAGAAATAGTCCACGCCTCACCAAAACTCCTCAACCAactgcaccacacctgccatgttatTGGATTCATTCTGTCTTTTCTCTAGAGCTAATTCCtgtttataattataaaatagaTGTTCTTTAATTACAGCAGTAGTTTTATTTCACTCTTGTTACATGTTCATAGTTCTGGCACGTGATGTGATGTTCTTGGGGCATAAGTATATGAAGATTTGGTGAAAAATGTTTTTGGCGCATAGTATTATTGATTAGATTTTCAACGGGTTCAAGTTATTCAAAAGCTCCAGCTTAATTGAGTTTATCTTGGTTTAATTCCATGACATCACGGGTTTGAtgtgtttttaaaattttgtggATTGTGTTAGATCAAAACCAGATCAAATGAAACCATCTAACTTAACTACGAACGGGTTTCAGAACAACCACAACTTCAAATGTAAAAAGGACATTGCTTTCAGGGTCAACGTTTGCAAACTGCAGTGGAAGACAGGAAAAGTGAATTTCAATCTTAATTAATTGATAACTACGTAGGCCAAATCAGAATTTCGTACCAACTTGAAGCGCTAGAAGGTTACAGGTTAGATCAACAAGAATGATATTTCGAATGCTGTTGGGATTTTTTTAGCAATGTCAACAATAGTCTAGAGATGTGGACACGCTGCCTCAAAGGGGAATTATCTTAGGTGTAGGCATTGACCACAACATTCACTCATTCAGAATTCAGATAACTCAAAATGtgcaaaatatatttaaaaagcaccctaaaaagatttaaatttaaatttttaaaacatttattacacaaaaaaaatctaaaaaatatcaAAACTTTTCAAATAGATAACCTAACAAAGTAACAATCAGTGAATCACCGCATAGCAAAACCCAAAAAGTGAAGGAGTTCATGAAAGCCATGACGACAATCTAAACAGCAAACCATTTTAATGCATACTCGAAATTTTGTTCGAAACTCCCAAATCATACtaatttaagaaaaatatttgtCAATTAATTTTTGTACGCCAAATGAACTTTTAAACATGCTAATACATATTTGGCTTGGATAGTAGTCCAATATTCAGTACAGATCCCATGTAAAGCAAaagcaacaaaatcaacaaaaggGCATAACAAATGTTGGTACCATTTATGTAAGAGTACCCATTCAATTGGGATTAACAGGGTATTCCCATAGAATTTGAAGGGACAAATCAAATAATCTAAATACAAGGGAATAAGCATTATTTCCCCTTTCCCAATTCATGCTCTGTCCCCATGGCTACTGCTGGTGCCAGAAATAAATGTAATATTCCACCACCAGCAGCTACAACAATATTTATCTTTATCAGTGTTGAACATCAAAATTGTACCCATCAATGACCATTTCAGAAGAACAATTTCCATTGATTTGAACTAAACGGCTTAACCAGTTCACAATCCCAGAGAGAGGGAAACTAGAGCTCCAtctaatttttatagtttcatgCTATTTACAGTATGAATAAAAGATACTCAACTAACTAAAACAAAATGTATGTTTTGTTCTCTTAAAAGCAAAATCTGAACTCAAATAAATCAATCTTCAAATCTCCATGTTCGCCTCCGCGAGTTCCTATTGAACACCGATCTCAGCGAAACTCGTTCCGGACCAAAAAATCTAGACCTGCTAGAACCCAATCTTCCAAAAATTGACATGAAATTTCGAAAAACCCTACCAATTCCATGACTTTCCCTAACCCTATTGCTCCTCACAGAACGCGCAATCCTCCTCGGAGCTCCGTTAGGGTTCAGTGCTCCGTCCATCTCCGTGTACACGACGGGAAGGTGGTTTTCACCTGCTCTCCGGCCACCAGAAAATCTACCGACGGCGAATCCCCCTCCCGGCAGCCTCCAAATCGTTAATCCAATCGATTCCTCGTCGATTGAACCCGACATCAACGAATTCTGATCCGAAGGAAGCTCGTGTCGACACACAGGGCACGAATTCCGAATCGAAAGCCACGGAACGATGCAATCGGTGTGGTATATGTGCTTACATGGAAGCTCACGCGCCTCCGCCCGTAGCTCAAATGCTTCCTTACACACGGCGCAGTGCGCTTCGGCACGCACGTGCGCCTCCGCGATCTCCACCGCCGGCATCGACTCTATCGCCGCCTTAGAAGCGGGTGGATTCTCCAGCCGCCCAAACGCGTTCGTCTCGATCTGCGAGAACTGCTCCAAAAGCCGGTCAAATCCCGAACCTAACAGAAACTCCGCAATAGCTGGCGGCAGAGGCCGTAAACCGCTTCCGTCGCCGTCGTCGTAGTATAGCTCGAAGGCAGCACCACCTTCACGATCGGCGTCATCACTGGGGCCACGGAGAACAATCACAGGATTGAAAGGGGAGCGGTTTCCCGCGGCACTGCGGCGGCGACGGCGGAAACCTTGGTGGCTGGAATCGGAGACGTCGGAGAAGGGGCTGAAAAAGTGGTCCGGAGACGGGTCGGGTCGGATCTGTTCGACAAAACCGCTATTGCAGTTAGGGCAGAGGATGTTGGTTTCACTTTCGTCCATGATGTGAACGAAGCTTGAGCAGCTGTAACACCAAAACGACGCCGTTCCAGGTTGCGTTTCGAAGTTCATTTGCGAATTTTTCAGATCCGAAGGGGTTAGAGTCAGAGATAGAGAGTGTGTGGTAAGGCCTTAGAGAAGGGAGCGTGAATTTAAAGGATTAGAAgaaagatagagagagagaggagcggtgtgaatgaatgaatgtgttagcGTGTTAAACCCACGCGTTTAAGTTGTCCATTGCAGGTTAATACAAAAAGCAATTAGAGCGTTGGCCTGTTTGTGGAAGAAGGTGCATAGTAATttctataattaatttttaaacggCGGATTAACTAGAATTAGAATTGATTGATGTGACGTGACGAATGCATGAGGCAACAAGGTGGTGAAGACTGAAGAAGAAAGTGTTGACCGTAGACTGCACTGCACGGCAAGAGACGCCAATTTTGATTTTGAACAATTCATGgaaacttcttttatttttatctttaagcCCTGGAAGTAGAAGCAGAATAAGATACAAGTTTCGTGTTATTTTTGCTACTGAGTTCTCAATTTATTTTAGGAAAAAAGAAAATGGACTCTAGAGGATTTAATTTGCACAAATCAAAAGTATTAGAATATTGAGCTACACATCTTTTAAAGATTAAAATATATAGGGCACATGGAACAAATTAAAATATAGTTGGCAAGGTATTGGTATTGCTGTATAAGATTCCTTAAACAAGGGAAAAGGGTAACTCAATGGAGATAGCATTACCAATTACCATGATTATGGTATGCTTGTAACTCCATTTTGTGGCAGAGACTCTTGATGTGAACATGGCATGTTTGGCTTACCTACACATTCAAAACTTTAGTTTCATGATTCTACTCTTGACCTATCTAGGCCCCACTTCCATCCC contains the following coding sequences:
- the LOC107629080 gene encoding E3 ubiquitin-protein ligase RDUF2, with the protein product MNFETQPGTASFWCYSCSSFVHIMDESETNILCPNCNSGFVEQIRPDPSPDHFFSPFSDVSDSSHQGFRRRRRSAAGNRSPFNPVIVLRGPSDDADREGGAAFELYYDDGDGSGLRPLPPAIAEFLLGSGFDRLLEQFSQIETNAFGRLENPPASKAAIESMPAVEIAEAHVRAEAHCAVCKEAFELRAEARELPCKHIYHTDCIVPWLSIRNSCPVCRHELPSDQNSLMSGSIDEESIGLTIWRLPGGGFAVGRFSGGRRAGENHLPVVYTEMDGALNPNGAPRRIARSVRSNRVRESHGIGRVFRNFMSIFGRLGSSRSRFFGPERVSLRSVFNRNSRRRTWRFED